A DNA window from Hevea brasiliensis isolate MT/VB/25A 57/8 chromosome 2, ASM3005281v1, whole genome shotgun sequence contains the following coding sequences:
- the LOC110665534 gene encoding uncharacterized protein LOC110665534 isoform X1 yields MSVPFFNLAPNLTVSRLCLGTMTFGEQNSLPQSFRLLDEVFHAGINFFDSAEMYPVPQRAETQGRSEEYLGRWIRERKIPRDRVVLATKVTGPSGQMIWIRGGPKRLDAKNITEAIDNSLQRMQMDYIDLYQIHWPDRYVPMFGETEYHPTQQFCSISIEEQLDALGRAVDAGKVRYIGLSNETPYGIMKFLQLAERAAWYPKIVSVQNSYSLLCRTFDSALAECCHHEGISLLAYSPLAMGILSGKYFAPNGGPVNARLNLFKGRYSEGESRYNLSNNMVKAATMGYLDIARKHGLHPVSLAIAFVLRHPLVASTIFGATRSWQLRETLNGCKVELTPEIIEDINNVHARFPNPCP; encoded by the exons ATGTCTGTTCCTTTCTTCAACCTCGCTCCTAATTTGACAGTTTCAAGGCTTTGCTTAG GAACAATGACATTTGGTGAGCAAAACTCGTTGCCTCAATCCTTTCGCCTTCTCGATGAAGTCTTCCATGCCGGAATCAACTTCTTCGATTCAGCAGAAAT GTATCCAGTGCCTCAACGTGCTGAGACTCAGGGGAGGAGCGAGGAGTACCTTGGCCGTTGGATTAGAGAAAGGAAGATTCCACGGGACCGGGTTGTCTTAGCAACCAAG GTTACTGGACCGTCAGGACAAATGATTTGGATCCGAGGCGGACCTAAGCGTTTGGATGCCAAGAATATTACTGAGGCCATTGACAATAG TTTGCAACGAATGCAAATGGACTACATTGATCTCTATCAAATTCACTGGCCTGATCG CTATGTTCCAATGTTTGGAGAAACAGAATATCATCCTACCCAACAGTTCTGTTCAATCAGTATAGAGGAACAACTTGATGCGCTTGGCCGAGCTGTTGATGCTGGCAAG GTCAGATACATTGGACTTAGTAATGAAACACCATATGGTATCATGAAGTTCCTTCAGCTTGCTGAAAGGGCAGCTTGGTATCCGAAAATAGTTTCTGTGCAG AACTCGTACAGCTTGCTCTGCCGGACTTTTGATTCTGCACTAGCTGAGTGCTGTCATCATGAGGG GATCAGTTTATTGGCATACAGCCCCCTTGCAATGGGCATACTTTCTGGGAAGTATTTTGCACCTAATGGAGGTCCAGTAAATGCCCGGTTAAATCTTTTCAAAG GAAGATATTCAGAAGGGGAATCAAGATACAACCTATCAAATAACATGGTAAAAGCAGCTACTATG GGATACCTTGATATTGCAAGAAAACATGGTCTTCATCCTGTATCTCTTGCAATTG CTTTTGTTTTGAGACACCCTCTTGTTGCAAGCACTATATTTGGAGCTACCAGGTCATGGCAGCTCCGGGAGACTCTCAATGGTTGCAAGGTTGAGCTGACACCAGAAATAATTGAGGATATCAACAATGTTCATGCAAGGTTCCCTAATCCATGTCCGTGA
- the LOC110665534 gene encoding uncharacterized protein LOC110665534 isoform X2: protein MSVPFFNLAPNLTVSRLCLGTMTFGEQNSLPQSFRLLDEVFHAGINFFDSAEMYPVPQRAETQGRSEEYLGRWIRERKIPRDRVVLATKVTGPSGQMIWIRGGPKRLDAKNITEAIDNSLQRMQMDYIDLYQIHWPDRYVPMFGETEYHPTQQFCSISIEEQLDALGRAVDAGKVRYIGLSNETPYGIMKFLQLAERAAWYPKIVSVQNSYSLLCRTFDSALAECCHHEGISLLAYSPLAMGILSGKYFAPNGGPVNARLNLFKGRYSEGESRYNLSNNMVKAATMLLF from the exons ATGTCTGTTCCTTTCTTCAACCTCGCTCCTAATTTGACAGTTTCAAGGCTTTGCTTAG GAACAATGACATTTGGTGAGCAAAACTCGTTGCCTCAATCCTTTCGCCTTCTCGATGAAGTCTTCCATGCCGGAATCAACTTCTTCGATTCAGCAGAAAT GTATCCAGTGCCTCAACGTGCTGAGACTCAGGGGAGGAGCGAGGAGTACCTTGGCCGTTGGATTAGAGAAAGGAAGATTCCACGGGACCGGGTTGTCTTAGCAACCAAG GTTACTGGACCGTCAGGACAAATGATTTGGATCCGAGGCGGACCTAAGCGTTTGGATGCCAAGAATATTACTGAGGCCATTGACAATAG TTTGCAACGAATGCAAATGGACTACATTGATCTCTATCAAATTCACTGGCCTGATCG CTATGTTCCAATGTTTGGAGAAACAGAATATCATCCTACCCAACAGTTCTGTTCAATCAGTATAGAGGAACAACTTGATGCGCTTGGCCGAGCTGTTGATGCTGGCAAG GTCAGATACATTGGACTTAGTAATGAAACACCATATGGTATCATGAAGTTCCTTCAGCTTGCTGAAAGGGCAGCTTGGTATCCGAAAATAGTTTCTGTGCAG AACTCGTACAGCTTGCTCTGCCGGACTTTTGATTCTGCACTAGCTGAGTGCTGTCATCATGAGGG GATCAGTTTATTGGCATACAGCCCCCTTGCAATGGGCATACTTTCTGGGAAGTATTTTGCACCTAATGGAGGTCCAGTAAATGCCCGGTTAAATCTTTTCAAAG GAAGATATTCAGAAGGGGAATCAAGATACAACCTATCAAATAACATGGTAAAAGCAGCTACTATG CTTTTGTTTTGA